In Bacillota bacterium, a genomic segment contains:
- a CDS encoding low molecular weight protein arginine phosphatase, translated as MLTVLLICTGNTCRSPMAAALLRRALDEQLGEKASYIKVESAGLGAIPGSWASPPAIAVMGEVGLNLTEHRARPVTREMVRAADLVLTMTRRQKEHVLALEPAARDKTWTLGELAAQGGTDRELRVDVDDPFGGPEHTYRQVRGQLQALLRPAVEYLRQMVLSQG; from the coding sequence ATGCTGACAGTACTCTTGATTTGTACCGGCAACACCTGCCGCAGCCCCATGGCGGCGGCGCTTCTGCGCCGGGCGCTGGACGAACAGCTGGGCGAGAAAGCTTCGTACATAAAAGTAGAATCAGCCGGCTTGGGAGCTATCCCCGGGAGCTGGGCTTCGCCACCGGCTATAGCGGTAATGGGAGAAGTAGGGCTTAATTTGACTGAGCACCGGGCTCGTCCGGTTACCCGGGAAATGGTACGGGCGGCTGACTTGGTCTTGACTATGACCCGCCGCCAAAAGGAGCATGTTCTGGCCCTGGAGCCGGCGGCCCGGGACAAGACATGGACCCTGGGCGAATTGGCCGCCCAAGGGGGGACAGACCGGGAGCTCCGTGTCGATGTAGACGACCCGTTTGGGGGACCGGAGCACACTTATCGTCAGGTGCGTGGCCAACTGCAAGCATTATTGAGACCGGCAGTGGAGTACCTTAGGCAAATGGTCCTATCCCAGGGCTAG
- a CDS encoding TMEM165/GDT1 family protein: MFWKTAWTTFTLVFLAELGDKTQLATMLLAAESRALGAVFAGSAAALVLSSFIGVLAGEALTRLVSPQFLKTAAGFAFILLGLVMLVKRG, encoded by the coding sequence TTGTTCTGGAAGACGGCTTGGACAACTTTTACCTTGGTATTTCTAGCCGAGCTCGGTGACAAGACACAACTGGCTACCATGTTACTGGCAGCAGAAAGTCGGGCTCTGGGGGCCGTGTTTGCCGGTTCGGCGGCTGCGTTGGTTTTGTCGTCTTTTATCGGAGTTCTGGCCGGCGAGGCTTTAACGCGACTGGTCTCACCTCAGTTTCTGAAGACAGCTGCTGGCTTTGCTTTCATCTTATTGGGCCTTGTTATGCTGGTGAAAAGGGGGTAA
- the rpiB gene encoding ribose 5-phosphate isomerase B: MKFALGSDHAGYELKEAIKALLAEQGLDYQDFGTHGTESCDYPDFGLAVAETVAGGDAPLGILVCGTGIGMSMVANKVPGVRAALCGDTFSARASREHNHANILVLGARVVGLGLALDIVRTWLIAVPQGGRHAERVEKIKAVECKYRRE; this comes from the coding sequence TTGAAATTTGCCCTTGGCAGTGACCATGCTGGTTACGAGCTGAAAGAAGCGATCAAAGCGCTTTTAGCTGAACAAGGCCTCGATTATCAGGACTTTGGGACCCATGGCACCGAGTCCTGTGATTATCCCGATTTTGGTCTGGCGGTGGCTGAGACGGTGGCAGGAGGAGATGCGCCGCTGGGAATTTTGGTCTGTGGCACCGGGATCGGTATGTCTATGGTAGCTAACAAGGTTCCAGGGGTGCGGGCGGCGTTGTGTGGCGACACTTTTTCAGCCCGGGCCAGCCGTGAGCATAACCATGCTAATATTTTAGTGTTAGGAGCCAGGGTAGTGGGCTTGGGACTGGCGCTGGACATTGTTCGTACGTGGCTGATAGCGGTTCCGCAAGGCGGCCGCCATGCTGAGCGGGTGGAAAAAATAAAGGCGGTTGAGTGTAAGTACAGGAGGGAGTGA
- a CDS encoding threonylcarbamoyl-AMP synthase, with the protein MEIIKGTKVITVIEAADLAQLQEAGAIIRRGGLVAFPTETVYGLGGNALDPEVATKIYAAKGRPSDNPLIVHVARPEEVEALVTRVPAVAEKLIERFWPGPLTLVFAAAEQVPRRTTGGLDTVAIRLPAHPVALALIEVGGCPLAGPSANLSGRPSPTTAQHVIADLAGRVDMIIDSGRTGVGVESTVLDVTVSPPQILRPGGLTLEQLQQVIPAVTVDPTVVQDTPPEGGRVRSPGMKYKHYAPKAGVVVVEGRPTAIVTKICSLYDDYVSQGKRVAIMATTETAHLYGQRQTSIVGAREDLATVAANLFDLLRWFDAQGTEVILAEGVDMVGLGLAVMNRLRKAAGYRIVKA; encoded by the coding sequence ATGGAAATCATCAAGGGAACCAAGGTTATCACTGTGATAGAAGCGGCCGACTTGGCGCAGCTCCAAGAGGCCGGGGCCATTATCAGGCGAGGTGGATTAGTGGCTTTTCCCACCGAAACGGTCTATGGGCTCGGGGGTAACGCTTTGGATCCGGAGGTGGCAACTAAGATATACGCTGCCAAGGGACGCCCGTCTGATAATCCGCTGATTGTTCACGTGGCTCGGCCAGAGGAAGTTGAAGCCTTGGTAACCAGGGTTCCTGCTGTGGCCGAGAAGTTAATAGAACGATTTTGGCCCGGGCCTTTAACCTTAGTATTTGCAGCTGCCGAACAAGTGCCCCGTCGAACCACAGGGGGGCTCGACACAGTGGCTATCCGCCTGCCGGCGCATCCGGTAGCGCTGGCGCTGATTGAGGTGGGCGGCTGTCCCCTGGCCGGGCCCAGCGCCAACTTGTCCGGGCGCCCCAGCCCAACCACGGCCCAGCATGTAATAGCAGATCTTGCCGGTCGTGTTGACATGATCATCGACAGCGGGCGCACAGGAGTCGGGGTGGAAAGCACGGTTTTGGATGTGACTGTCAGCCCGCCGCAAATTCTGCGCCCGGGTGGCCTGACTTTGGAGCAACTGCAACAAGTGATTCCGGCAGTTACTGTTGACCCCACTGTGGTCCAGGACACCCCGCCGGAAGGGGGCCGGGTGCGCTCTCCGGGAATGAAGTATAAACACTACGCGCCCAAGGCGGGAGTGGTAGTGGTGGAAGGTAGGCCGACTGCTATTGTGACCAAAATCTGCTCACTGTATGATGACTATGTTTCCCAAGGGAAACGCGTAGCTATCATGGCTACAACCGAGACGGCGCACCTCTACGGGCAGCGACAGACTAGTATCGTTGGGGCTCGTGAGGATTTAGCCACAGTGGCGGCCAATTTGTTTGACCTGCTCCGCTGGTTTGATGCCCAAGGTACCGAGGTGATTTTGGCCGAAGGGGTGGACATGGTTGGGCTGGGGCTGGCGGTGATGAACCGCCTGCGTAAAGCGGCCGGTTATCGTATTGTCAAAGCGTAA
- a CDS encoding divalent metal cation transporter: protein MKPKGSDDQRNIANVLLGAAFLMATSAIGPGFLTQTALFT from the coding sequence ATGAAACCCAAAGGATCTGATGATCAGCGCAACATAGCCAATGTGTTGCTAGGTGCAGCGTTCTTGATGGCAACGTCCGCCATCGGTCCCGGTTTTCTGACTCAAACAGCTTTGTTCACT